The window AGGAGGCTCTCTTTGGAGACAGCGACTTTAGCTGCGTATAAATCCGGGGTGATTGAGTGTATGCGGGTCTGACGCTTAAGCTTGGCATTTTGGATGAAGGTCGCGGTTGAATTCCAGTTTGAAGCCGTACTGGGGAAAATCCGCCGTACGGAATTTTAGAGAGGGAGGAGGAAACACGCCTGTTCCTGTATGGGTTCATGTGGTGCGCCTCCTCCCTACTCGACGGTTGAACTCCTCTCACCACGACGCTGAAACAGTCAGCAACGTTCATTAGGTCTTAGCCGCGTCGCCATCCAGATCGAATGTCGCAATGACCGGCGCGTGGTCGCTGGTGCCGAATTCTCGGTACACCGCGCACTGAACGGCCTTTGCTGCCAAGGACTCGCTCGCCAACACATAATCGAGACGCCATCCGATATTGCGCTGGCGCATGTTGCGCCACGGCGCCCACCAGGTGAAAAGCTCGTCGTTGTTCGGATCGAGCTTGCGCCCGACGTCAACGAGCCCGCGCGCGATTATTTGCGCGAACATCTCCCTCTCTTCCGGCCGCTGCCCGACTACTTTTGGATTTCGCTCCTTCGGATGGACATCCCGCTCTGTCAGCGTGATGTTGATGTCGCCGCAGATAACGATTCGCGCGCCGGTCGCGTGAACCTCGGCGACGTACTGTTCCATCTCACCGAGGAATTTCATTTTAGCGGGGAAATCCTTGCCACCGTTCGGAACGTAGACCGAGGCCAGGATGAGGTCGCCGGACTGCGCGGTAACGATCCGGCTCTCAAAATCGAAGGGAGGATGAAAAAAGCGCGGCTCCTCGAGAAACGAGTCGCGCCGGATGTGGAGGCCGACGCCGGAGTAGGCCCGCTCGCCGTGCCAGTAGCAGCGGTATCCTTGCAGCTCGCAAATCGACGGCGGCACTTGCGCCAGCGGCGCTTTAAGCTCCTGCAGGCACACGACATCGGGCCGCTCGCGCTCGATCCATTCGCGGAACTGCGCCTCGCGCGCGCGGATGCCGTTGACGTTCCAGGTGGCGATTTTAAGCGGTGGCATCGGTCTTTAACTGTTCCGGCTCAAGAAAAGTATAACAACCTTCATAAGAACTCAAAGACGCGAGTACAGATCCATTTTGCGCTTGCTTTTGTCGAGCGACTTCCGTTATGCTCCTCCGGTATTTACCTGATACGGGAAAGGGCAAGATGAAAGATTTATTGGAAGGCTATCTACTTTGCATTTGGGACTCGGATGCGGTGCGGCGGCAGACGAGCCAATGGAAAAGGAACTTGTTGCTTTTCATGAGCGGGGTCTGCCTGGAGATCGCGGCGATACCGTATCTAGCCGCCTGGCTTGGGTATGAAGCCGCCTGGCCCTCGTGGCTTCTCACGCTCGTCTTCCTGCCCTTCGGACTTGTCGGCCTGTACGCGACTAAATTCGGCAACGAGCGCTTCGTCGAGTCCCTGTTGATTATGCCGAAGCTTGGCCGTAAGGCGTAACCTTCCAAACGACCGGTCAACCACAGAGAACGCAAAGGCCGCATAGGGTCTTTCTTCCGTATATGCGTTCTTTGCGGTCCTGGTGCTGAATTTCAAGAAAGGCGCGAACGATGGCAAATGAAACGCCGCCTCAGTCATTTTCCGATGAAGTGCAGATCTTCGACGTCGCCGAATCGGTGCTCAAGAGAGACCACATCAGCGGCAGGGTGGACATGGCCAAGTCGCCGAACAGCTTCGTCGCCGTATTTCAGACCAAGCCGCGCGGCGGCGAAGCGCATATCCATCAGCATCCCGATTCCGACCAGATTCTTTTTCTGTTGAAGGGCGAGCTGACGCTCGAAAGCCTGTCGGGAAAATATTCCCTCAAGCCCAACCAGGGAGTCATGATCCCGGCCGGTGTCCATTACGGTTTCATCAACACCAGCGATCAGGACGCAATTTTTCTTTCGATGCGGACCGAATCGACTGGCGGCCGGCGGGTAGCCCACGTCGCCAACGTGCCGTCGGATGTTTTACTCCGTGTTCCGGCGAGCGCCATCACCGCCAACGGTCTCGGCCGCCATATTTACGTCTATGCGCTCGACCGCACGGCGTTCGGCGTCTCGGCGATCTTGCTCGAGGAATGGAACAAGGCCTCGCTCCTGAGAATGAACTGCTCTTATGGGCGTGAGGGAGATTGGGTCACGGCCAATCTGCCGCAGCGCCTCGTGCAGTGGTACAAGATCGACGGATTGAAAGAAGGGGATTACAATTTGCTTCCGGTCGGCGACGGCGCGCGGGTCCGCGTTGATCTCTCGCCGCTGATCCAAAAATCCTGACTTTATTATTCATCACTTTGTGTTCTATGCGTTCTTTGCGGCCGGTCCGGTGTTAACCGCAAAGTACGCAAAGGCCGCATAGTTTAGCGGGGGAGAGTGTTAACGGTCTTATCTCGCCTGGCTAATGCCCCTGGAGATCAACGCCCGGCCGGAAAAAGTAAAGACGGTAAGAAATAGAATCAGCAGCACGCCCAAAGCGGCGGCCGCCGCCTGATTGGCGTCCTCGTCCCAAAATTGCCACAGCATCACCGCCATGGTCCGGTTCTCCCGGCTCGACAGCAGGAGCGGAATCGAGAAGGAGCGGACCGCGTGGGCCGCGACCCAAATCCAGGCCGAGACAAACGCCGGCCGTATGAGCGGCAGCGTGATCTGAAGCAGGATTCTCAGCCGGCTCGCGCCGCTGGCTTCTCCCGCTTCTTCCAATTCTTTGTGAATTTGCGTGATCGCCGCGTTGGTCGTCCGGGTCGAGAAGGCGAGATATTGGGTGACGAGCGCGAGCGAGACGATCCACACCGTGCCGTAAATCCCCAGGTAGCGGAACGGCGGCTGAAGATAGAGCAGGATGAACGACAGCGCGACGACGATGCCCGGCACCGCGTGCGAGGCGAACGTCAGCGTATCGAGGGCGAACCGCCCTCTGATCCGGCTCCGCACCACGAGCCACGAGATGCAAAACGACAGCGCGACGGTGGCCGTGGCCGTGACGACGGTGATCAGCACCGTATTCCATGCGGCGCGAAAAACCCCCGGCGATTGCAAGACCAATTTATAATTATACAAGCTCGCCAGCGAAAGGGCTTCGGCCGAAGGCGGACGATAGCTCGGCAGGAGGGAGGTCCAGATCAAAACCGCCAGCGGGAGAAGAACCGTGGCGAAGAAATAAATAAAAAACAAAGCGAGCGCCGGGTAGCGCCATGCGCCCAGATCGATGACCCGCGGCCGGTAGCCTTTGCCCGTTACGGTGGAAAAGCGCTCGGTCTGAGCCAGAACGGCGCGTTGATAAAGGTAAGACAGGAAAATCGCCACGAGAAAATAGCTGCCGGCGAAAGAAGCTCCGAGGCCGAAATTGGGGACCGGCTCGCGCGTCGAGATGTAAATCATCGTGCTGTAGACGTAGACGCCGCCCGGAAGTCCCACGACCAGCGGCGCTTCGAAGGATTCCATCGATGAAGTGAACTCGTAGATGACCGCGGCGAGAATCGCCGGCTTCAGCACCGGCAGCGTTATCCGGCGGAGCGTCGCCGCGTTTCTCGCGCCCGACGCCCACGAGGCCTCTTCGAGCGC of the Candidatus Binatia bacterium genome contains:
- a CDS encoding iron ABC transporter permease produces the protein MIRPRWRVPSGTTFFFILVVGILLWLILFPLGQLIISSFRSGHPIAPGPFTFNNYRVAYTNALTYKMILNTLWFAGAGTAITVTIAVLFAWLLERTNLPLRNLCWSLLLVPMAMPGLLFSIAYVFLLTPQSGIVNVFLRGLLSEFGIELAAGPINIYSLGGMIFLDGIRGVTTVFLIVVGAFRMMDPALEEASWASGARNAATLRRITLPVLKPAILAAVIYEFTSSMESFEAPLVVGLPGGVYVYSTMIYISTREPVPNFGLGASFAGSYFLVAIFLSYLYQRAVLAQTERFSTVTGKGYRPRVIDLGAWRYPALALFFIYFFATVLLPLAVLIWTSLLPSYRPPSAEALSLASLYNYKLVLQSPGVFRAAWNTVLITVVTATATVALSFCISWLVVRSRIRGRFALDTLTFASHAVPGIVVALSFILLYLQPPFRYLGIYGTVWIVSLALVTQYLAFSTRTTNAAITQIHKELEEAGEASGASRLRILLQITLPLIRPAFVSAWIWVAAHAVRSFSIPLLLSSRENRTMAVMLWQFWDEDANQAAAAALGVLLILFLTVFTFSGRALISRGISQAR
- a CDS encoding exodeoxyribonuclease III, with translation MPPLKIATWNVNGIRAREAQFREWIERERPDVVCLQELKAPLAQVPPSICELQGYRCYWHGERAYSGVGLHIRRDSFLEEPRFFHPPFDFESRIVTAQSGDLILASVYVPNGGKDFPAKMKFLGEMEQYVAEVHATGARIVICGDINITLTERDVHPKERNPKVVGQRPEEREMFAQIIARGLVDVGRKLDPNNDELFTWWAPWRNMRQRNIGWRLDYVLASESLAAKAVQCAVYREFGTSDHAPVIATFDLDGDAAKT
- a CDS encoding cupin domain-containing protein; its protein translation is MANETPPQSFSDEVQIFDVAESVLKRDHISGRVDMAKSPNSFVAVFQTKPRGGEAHIHQHPDSDQILFLLKGELTLESLSGKYSLKPNQGVMIPAGVHYGFINTSDQDAIFLSMRTESTGGRRVAHVANVPSDVLLRVPASAITANGLGRHIYVYALDRTAFGVSAILLEEWNKASLLRMNCSYGREGDWVTANLPQRLVQWYKIDGLKEGDYNLLPVGDGARVRVDLSPLIQKS